From one Pseudanabaena sp. BC1403 genomic stretch:
- a CDS encoding MOSC domain-containing protein, protein MTRILVGVVDSLWRYPVKSMLGEKLDHVDVVSKGLLGDRAYALWDRETERIASAKNPKKWAKLLGFQAGFVSSPKPQTSIPPVKFALPDGSTATSDNIDINATLSQAVGRDVQLISSVPEAPSLDQYWPDIEGALNREIITQLFMPSGTFFDSCPIHAITTATLTQLKNIYPEGAFEPCRFRPNILIEPKDSEAAFIEDAWVGSKMFIGDQVCLSIDTSCPRCVVTTIAQLDLPTDLNILRTTTKHNKTIAGIRTSVLQEGVIRCGDQIWLE, encoded by the coding sequence ATGACTCGAATTTTAGTTGGTGTAGTTGACTCTCTCTGGCGTTATCCAGTCAAGTCGATGCTAGGAGAGAAACTTGATCATGTGGATGTTGTATCCAAAGGACTTTTAGGCGATCGCGCTTATGCCTTGTGGGATCGCGAAACTGAGAGAATTGCCAGTGCCAAGAATCCCAAAAAATGGGCGAAATTGCTAGGATTTCAAGCTGGGTTTGTATCATCTCCTAAACCACAAACGTCAATACCTCCCGTTAAATTTGCCTTACCCGACGGAAGTACAGCTACTAGTGACAATATTGATATAAATGCTACGCTTTCTCAAGCAGTGGGAAGAGATGTCCAGTTAATTTCTTCAGTTCCTGAAGCGCCGAGTTTAGATCAGTACTGGCCAGATATTGAAGGAGCACTCAATCGAGAAATCATTACTCAATTGTTCATGCCATCAGGGACTTTTTTCGATTCCTGCCCTATTCACGCTATTACAACCGCAACATTAACTCAACTAAAGAACATCTATCCTGAAGGAGCTTTTGAGCCTTGTCGGTTTCGCCCAAATATCTTGATTGAGCCCAAAGATTCAGAAGCCGCATTTATTGAAGATGCTTGGGTAGGCAGCAAGATGTTCATCGGCGATCAAGTCTGTCTAAGTATTGATACTTCATGCCCTCGATGTGTGGTAACAACTATTGCTCAGTTAGATCTTCCTACTGATTTAAATATTTTGCGGACTACAACTAAACACAATAAGACAATCGCAGGTATTCGCACTTCAGTACTACAGGAAGGAGTAATTCGTTGTGGCGATCAAATTTGGTTAGAGTAA
- the urtE gene encoding urea ABC transporter ATP-binding subunit UrtE, which translates to MLLELTDVTVSYGQTPVLFGVNMAINQGDIACLLGRNGVGKTTLLRSVIGLNKVLSGNIVFDADEITKVPTYKRARYGISYIPQGREIIPYLSVLDNLKLGMSAGQKQYRKIPDEIFEFFPMLKQHLSRQGGLLSGGQQQQLAIARGLMSNPKMMLLDEPTEGIQPSIVQEIEDTLKRINREKGITLIVVEQKVDFARQLAQKFFIMEKGAVVANGATSDLSDDLVHKYLAI; encoded by the coding sequence ATGCTGCTTGAACTAACTGATGTTACTGTTTCCTATGGGCAAACACCTGTTTTGTTCGGAGTGAATATGGCGATTAATCAAGGTGATATTGCTTGTTTGTTAGGGCGTAATGGTGTTGGAAAAACGACATTACTTCGTAGCGTTATTGGTTTGAACAAGGTTCTTTCTGGCAATATCGTTTTTGATGCTGATGAAATTACTAAGGTGCCAACTTACAAACGTGCAAGGTATGGGATTTCTTACATCCCCCAAGGTCGAGAAATCATTCCTTATTTATCGGTTTTGGATAATCTCAAACTAGGTATGTCGGCTGGACAGAAGCAGTATCGTAAAATCCCTGATGAGATTTTTGAGTTTTTCCCGATGCTGAAACAGCATCTCAGCCGTCAAGGTGGATTATTGAGTGGAGGACAGCAACAGCAATTAGCGATCGCACGCGGATTGATGAGCAATCCCAAAATGATGCTCCTAGATGAACCTACAGAAGGAATTCAACCTTCAATTGTGCAGGAAATTGAGGACACTCTCAAACGTATTAATCGTGAGAAGGGAATTACCTTAATTGTTGTTGAGCAAAAGGTGGATTTTGCCCGTCAGTTAGCTCAAAAGTTCTTCATCATGGAGAAAGGTGCAGTTGTAGCAAATGGTGCAACATCTGATTTAAGCGATGATTTAGTGCATAAGTACCTTGCAATTTAA
- the urtD gene encoding urea ABC transporter ATP-binding protein UrtD: METISEVETSNFASDRESVLSVKDLKVVFSGFKALKGVDLEVGENEIVTIIGPNGAGKSTLLDAIVGKSPVASGNVIYHGKDITNQSPHKVARMGIGRKFQNPNVYNDLSVFDNILLALKGSHGVFASIKSKLTTAKRDKIISVLDRVGLLEKGYSKVSSLSHGQKQWVEIGMVIAQDPTLVLLDEPTAGMTPDETHLTGEIIKTISQNHSVVVIEHDMEFVKQIAQRIVVLHQGEKLTEGSVNEVQSNPKVIEVYLGREQIDAA, encoded by the coding sequence ATGGAAACAATATCAGAAGTTGAGACTAGCAACTTTGCTAGTGATAGAGAATCTGTTTTATCTGTTAAAGATCTCAAGGTAGTCTTTTCTGGATTTAAGGCATTAAAAGGTGTTGATCTAGAAGTTGGCGAAAATGAGATCGTTACTATTATCGGGCCGAATGGAGCTGGCAAAAGTACTTTACTTGATGCGATCGTTGGCAAATCTCCAGTAGCTTCAGGAAATGTTATCTATCATGGCAAGGATATAACTAATCAAAGTCCTCACAAAGTTGCGCGGATGGGCATTGGACGTAAGTTCCAAAACCCTAATGTTTATAATGATTTGTCTGTATTCGACAACATTTTGCTTGCCCTAAAAGGATCTCATGGTGTTTTTGCTTCGATTAAGTCTAAACTCACAACTGCGAAAAGAGACAAGATAATTTCTGTACTTGATCGCGTTGGTCTTTTAGAAAAAGGCTATTCTAAGGTCTCATCTCTGTCTCATGGACAGAAACAGTGGGTAGAGATTGGGATGGTAATTGCTCAAGATCCGACCTTAGTCTTATTAGATGAACCAACTGCCGGTATGACACCTGACGAGACCCATTTGACAGGAGAAATTATCAAGACGATTTCTCAGAATCATTCTGTTGTCGTAATTGAGCATGATATGGAATTTGTCAAACAAATTGCTCAACGAATTGTGGTACTCCACCAAGGTGAAAAATTGACTGAAGGCTCGGTCAATGAAGTTCAATCAAATCCTAAAGTAATTGAGGTGTATCTTGGACGCGAACAAATCGATGCTGCTTGA